The following are encoded together in the Diachasmimorpha longicaudata isolate KC_UGA_2023 chromosome 3, iyDiaLong2, whole genome shotgun sequence genome:
- the LOC135160429 gene encoding uncharacterized protein LOC135160429 isoform X1, with amino-acid sequence MVRRKAEARKSGANSKSQNKGKSKTETLVNRRRRVKPGVKALQEIRQLRRSTKLLIPKLPFSRLVREIIRDLFPRENIDRMQATALEALQEATETYLVQFFEDSILLAFHCRRVTLMQRDMVLMRRLRGRDDVINR; translated from the exons ATGGTGAGGAGAAAGGCAGAGGCGAG GAAGTCCGGGGCGAATTCGAAGTCTCAGAATAAAGGAAAATCTAAG ACGGAAACGCTGGTGAACCGCAGACGTAGAGTTAAACCAGGTGTCAAAGCACTGCAAGAGATAAGACAACTCAGGAGGTCAACCAAATTGCTCATACCCAAACTACCATTTTCGAGGCTCGTTAGAGAGATCATTCGTGATCTCTTCCCCAGGGAGAACATTGATAG AATGCAAGCCACAGCACTGGAAGCACTTCAAGAAGCAACTGAAACCTACCTAGTACAATTCTTCGAGGACTCAATACTTCTCGCATTCCACTGTAGACGAGTAACCTTGATGCAACGTGATATGGTACTAATGAGAAGACTCCGAGGGCGTGATGACGTTATCAACAGATAG
- the LOC135160429 gene encoding uncharacterized protein LOC135160429 isoform X3 produces MVRRKAEARKSGANSKSQNKGKSKTETLVNRRRRVKPGVKALQEIRQLRRSTKLLIPKLPFSRLVREIIRDLFPRENIDRNDLLNCLSEYLTLIEECKPQHWKHFKKQLKPT; encoded by the exons ATGGTGAGGAGAAAGGCAGAGGCGAG GAAGTCCGGGGCGAATTCGAAGTCTCAGAATAAAGGAAAATCTAAG ACGGAAACGCTGGTGAACCGCAGACGTAGAGTTAAACCAGGTGTCAAAGCACTGCAAGAGATAAGACAACTCAGGAGGTCAACCAAATTGCTCATACCCAAACTACCATTTTCGAGGCTCGTTAGAGAGATCATTCGTGATCTCTTCCCCAGGGAGAACATTGATAG GAATGATCTTCTAAACTGCCTCTCTGAATATTTAACATTGATTGAAGAATGCAAGCCACAGCACTGGAAGCACTTCAAGAAGCAACTGAAACCTACCTAG
- the LOC135160429 gene encoding uncharacterized protein LOC135160429 isoform X2, translated as MVRRKAEARKSGANSKSQNKGKSKTETLVNRRRRVKPGVKALQEIRQLRRSTKLLIPKLPFSRLVREIIRDLFPRENIDSSMSNNRNDLLNCLSEYLTLIEECKPQHWKHFKKQLKPT; from the exons ATGGTGAGGAGAAAGGCAGAGGCGAG GAAGTCCGGGGCGAATTCGAAGTCTCAGAATAAAGGAAAATCTAAG ACGGAAACGCTGGTGAACCGCAGACGTAGAGTTAAACCAGGTGTCAAAGCACTGCAAGAGATAAGACAACTCAGGAGGTCAACCAAATTGCTCATACCCAAACTACCATTTTCGAGGCTCGTTAGAGAGATCATTCGTGATCTCTTCCCCAGGGAGAACATTGATAG TTCTATGAGCAACAATAGGAATGATCTTCTAAACTGCCTCTCTGAATATTTAACATTGATTGAAGAATGCAAGCCACAGCACTGGAAGCACTTCAAGAAGCAACTGAAACCTACCTAG